The sequence aaggcgggttgttacactctgcacatctttctttgtctttggagatggtaaactatcaatggcttcgatctttttgggattcgccttgattccccgcaccgtcaccacatgacctagaaacttgccttcctcctcCCTGAAAATAcacttgagcgggttaagcttcatgatGATCTTGCGCaaagacgcaaacgtttctagcatgtccgcgagcatttcttcttctgtgttacttttaattaccaagtcattgacatatgcttcaagatttctTCCAAATTGGTGCTTGAAAGCTGTGTCAATTACGAGCTAATAGGTAGCGCCTGCgttttttaatccgaagggcatcttcgtATAAAAGTAAATACCCTGCGGCATATGAAAATCGGTTTTGTCCTCATCCTCCGCGGCCATgaggatttggtgataacccttgtaagcATCCAGAAAACAATTGTAATGAAAACCCAAtaatgattctaccttccagtcaatCTCTGGGAGAGGGTAATTATCTttaggacacgctttattaatgtcCTTAAAATCGACACACATCCGCCAGTTATCGTCAGCCTTCtttaccaacacaggattagcaacccatgtctggtaCCGTACTTCCCGCAGGATGTTTGCTCTGAACAGGTTATCAACTTATGCGCATAACCAATCACTGCGTTCAAGGGCCATGTGCCGTTTCTTTTGCCTAACAGGCGTGAGTGATgggttaacattcaatttatgttccgcaatagCCCGCGGAACCCCAGTCATATCTGATTCTTGCCATGCGAAGACATCTGCGTTAGCTAACAAGATACCGTGCAACTTAGCTTTAGTTTCGGTTGACAAGCATGCGCCAATTTTGATTCGCTTGTCCGGATGCAAGAGATTAGCTATGAATACGCTGCTTTTAAGTTGCTCTCCTATGCTGGGAATGTCtacaggcacaactgaaccacataactcggttgtttgatgcGATGCAATTGTGGCAATTTCTCCCatggtaggaaacttaatcaagccgTGCACCATTgagggtataatgttaaaacgttgTATTAAATTTCTCTCCAGACGCGCTTTGTAATGTGAAGTCGAACGAACCACATAGAAGTCGATTAACTCGCTTCTAGCCAACTGCGGATTCTTGTCATCCGCAAACTCTACTACAAgttctatccggcctagcggccatgagctttccCCAGAGaatcctgatagcgtaatatcgggTTGGCGCAACTGCACCTTGACTTCTGCGGGAAGAAAACGATAGCAGTGCTCGTACATAATGTTGACACCGCTTCCGGtatcaacatgcatgcgtttaatttgtaTTCCGCGATCAGGAATGCGACACGTGATGATAACAGGCTCattaactgtgtcgattgacatgACAGGAGGGAATGAAATTGGGATAAGTTCCCAATCCTGGTATTCATTGTATTTTCTTTGCTGACCaactttctctgcgtcaaccatattgatggttaAATCGGCACCTTTAGTTTTATCAGTTTTTTTCCATGCAGAAGTTTTGGCTTTTGAACCCTCTCTGCGGTTTTTCCCTTATCTTTCTTTGGTTGTTTTAGGTGTTCTAACTTTCCTACGTGAAACGCTTCCAACACCCGTGACattaagtttttacaccgattggtgtcatggccgtgatcgtcatggaactcgcagtacttcgttttatcccgcttaccaaattctgtcagcggggttggaaccgcaaaggttgcaCACACTGGTTCGGTGGCCAAAATCTCTTTTGGTGTTTTAGACAGGCTTTTGAGCAGCTCATAGTTCTGATTATTAATGtcacgctgattattgtttcgataattaccATGTGTGCGTCCCTTATCACTTCTTATGGAACCACCActaggataccttccacgagaAATGTTACCGAGGCTTTGATCGCGAGAACGATCATCATCGACTTTGCTCtcattgcgtgagctagctgtgggaatatcattatcttcgccactccgcatataatcgtGGAATTCATTAagtgcttcagcataagttgttggcaccgtatgGCGCAGATGCTTGACCagcgttggatgacgttctgaactTATACCATGTATGAGCCCAGAAATCTGCTGCTCCGGTTTAAGGTCTGGTATGCGcaagcactcattagtatatctcgtaagaaattcacccaaagattccttgggtttCTGTACGATATCATGACATTCAATAAGAGTGCGCTTGCGTGGCCTCTGATTTTGATACTGCAGCAAAAACTTTGTTCGTAAATCCATGAACCTGGATATGCTGCCTGCTGGGAGCTTATTGAACCATTCGCGTgcaataccctgcagtgtcatgggaaatatctgacatgcaatTGGATCCACCCATCCCTGGGTGCGCTTTGCGCCTTCAAACTGCTACAGGAAATCATCTAGATCAGTCAAGCCATTATAGGTACCCAGCGTGTGAGGTacctttggtgctgatggaaatagATATGCAGTTAtgtgcggaggaaacttatcaaaagtagttggtagctcaaaaggtggtttaacagggtcacctttgagccctgcgaagaaattcttcatcatatcctgaacaaagtcaggttgtgaaaataagtgaaccatgtcAGGAGGCGCAGCCTGCATAAATTGCCCCGCAAGgttcgcctgcccctgaatattttaccAAGACTGCCCTGGCGTCTGTGCATATGGTCAAGGCTGTTGTATTGGGAAAGATGGGAGCCCTGACGGCGCAGAGTACACAAGTTGATGAAAAGGAATCGACACCTACGGAGAAGATGTCTGCGAGACATGCGGGTATGCTGCTAAAAGTCCGActgtatgcgcagtgctttgctgttctgcagTTAGTGGTGTCCAATGCGAGTTTGCGTCTGGAATGACACtgaatccccaactattaagtaatgcctgtgCATCTGCAGGGGTTAGAAACTGTGAAACTGGACGCGGCGGCTGCCAAGGCCGCAACGGTGTAAACGACGAATTTTGCTGACCATTTTGCGTCTGCAAAGGGATTGAAACCGTAGTGCTGTAGATGGGCATCTGGCCGCAATATACTACATGCAACCCCACAGTTTCTCCGCCAGTGCCAACAGAGATAacccttggatccactgcggaAAAATCTAGCCGTGTAGTTGTAaccggcgagtttgcccttggtgGTGTTATTCCATCCGggtatatcggcttatacctctgaaaaggttCGTCGGACATAGGTGGAGGGTAAGGCGTGATTCCtgcccccgtagtcatagcttgcgtctgctgattaccagacggcgtgTTCTGATTATCAGTTTGAGCACGTTCCGATGATTCCCCAGAAGTCATGATTCTGTTAAAGAAACAAAAAATTCGAAAATTTTGTGAGTAAcgagccttataattcaaaactttaatagaaaaaaccattaaacacgtcttgaattaattcggctctcaatgaaagcaccacttgatcatgcgtaTATTTCTCAAAGGTCAATACACACGTTCAATACATTTaaagaggtttaaggatcttagaacttggctctctggtccggctaccgtgaataaccctggtcgacatgatgatgtcgggagggtggctaagtgattaagtccaccttcgatgacggccGTCGATCGGAAGGCCCTAAATAAGGTTGTAGGCAACAGTCGtgaaagaactaacctgttaacctttgaAGATGATGATAGATGTTACGTGAGATGTGCTACGTGAGATCTCATCTTTAGAATGACAATTAGGGTTagcatatataggcaaaccctaattctagaatcctccatGATTGTGGTAATCCTttccataactaactcccccgtATCTCGAATATAATTATGAAAAAGATTACCGAACTTGGTCAACAAGTAACCGCCATACCGAGAACAAAGTATTCAATGTGCTACCGCACACCGCAGAGATTCCATGTGCATGCGCACACTAATGCTTGCCCGCGTATAGCATGCGCTTGTGGGTCGCGGTATCATTAATAACATTGATTACGgtccaatcccatttaaattttacCGGTGGCTACTTCGCAAGGACATTGAGGATGTTATTAAAGCAGGCCTCTGTCGTGGAATGAACGCTTTTTTCCATGTTAACTGTTAAGCTTCAAAAATTTTTATGGTCTTATCAAATGCCAAAGATACGGTCCAAAATGACCAGTCACGATGGCTTTTATTAATCGGTCCCTGTCAGAAATTGAATCTCGTCTCGATGCTGGAATAGCAACTGATGGTGATCGTGATTCTCGTCTTTCACTCCTCCAAGTAAGACAAGAACTTAGTAACCTTCTCGACATGGATATCTTTCAGATGGGATTTAGAGGGTGACGAAACTCTAAGTATTTCCACGCTCTTATCAAACAATGATGGGGTTTGGATTTTAAATCCTATTGAAGTAAAAGCTAGTAAAAGATGCTTTTCTAAATTATTTTAAGTCTAAGTTTCAAACATCTTCTAATCTCAGCTCCTTTTCTAATTTAAATGGTGCATCCACGTTACCCCATTATGATCGGGACTTCTTGGAACATGAAGTTTCGCTAGAGGAGGTAAAAGAGGTTGTCTCGTTGAACAATATCCCTTTTTCTTCTTTAAGTATTATCCTCTGTGTCTATCCCATGGAGCTAACTCTTCGTCAATCACTCTTATCCCTGAAGTTACCATCAAGGACTTTCTGCCCTATCTGTTATTGGCGCTCAATACAATATGGTGGCTAAATTGTGTTACCTGTAGCTTAATAGTATAGTATTATATATAATAGTATAGTATTACTTGTTATTATTGTTGATTCTAAAGTTATACCATCACTTTACATAGGATCACACGGAATTCGCAAAAACATAAGAATTATTAATATTCATCAGAAACAATAAAAATACGGTTCATAAAAGAATTTCGAACAAAGTATGTGGAAAGACTGTGTAAGAATCAATGGAAAATAGACAAGAATCATGAACAATAACATAATGTTGCTAGATATATGTAATAAATTAGAAAACCATAGCATATACGGCAACTAATAGTGAAAGTGCTGCATAAATGCTTGTGAATCTTATTGAAGTTGAATCTGATGAACCGTTATCTGTTGATGGCACAGTCTTTGTTTCTGAAGGGCTTCCTGAAGTTGAAGAAGGCGTTGTTCCTGACGGAGAGTCGGTTGGAGCAGCATCTGtcaaatttgaaaaaaatatagaACAATGGTAAGCATAGAACATTTACATTTTATAGGTCCCAAATAATATTATGAAGATAACTGAATCTAAAAATTTAAACTTTTAAGATCAAATGTGTCAAAAAGGATAAAAGTTCTATTACCACTGCATTTACTAGTCGGTGGGGTCTGGACATTGCAAGCCGTAGGCAACGCAAGTGCTTGGGTTTGGTTGATAGTAATACCCAAAGACGAGCCACCACCATTCAAGATTTGACACAAACATTGTGGCTGTGACTTGACCACATTAGCAAGTGAGCTGCAACATCCTGATGAAGGTGTGGACGTATTGCCCGAAATGTAGTTTAGGCATGGTGACATACTAATTAGCTCATTTGTACACCCTGACGATTGAGCCATCGTGCTTCCATATAAGGCAACCATTGTGATCATTAGGATCATCAACACTATGTTGGTTTTTTGATGTTGTGCCATTTTGGGTTGaatttgaatttaaaaaaaaaaaaaaaaaaaaaaaagattgaagTTGTGGGTTGATTGAGAGTATGCCTATTGTGTTCAATATATAGGTGAAGTAGGAAAAGTTGGAATGGTTAGTTAATTAAGCTAGGTGTAATGTATTGGTAACCTAACTTTTGCTAATTAAAGGATGATGTATATTTAAAACTTGTTGATTACATCAATTGAGTTTATGATGATCAGATTGGACCAAAAGAGATGTTATCAGTTAATATAGGTGACCTGCTTAACAGCTTTAGCATCCAACTCAGACCATTTACGGTAGACAACATTATAACAACTTAGAAGTAGAGACATGTTACGTTGTTGGTCCCTAAACTTTGTATGAAAACACGTAGTTTACCTTTTACTTTTTTTATTTAGGTAACCTTGAATTATCCAATTGTTACATGGTTAATCCCGGAACTCACGTCCGTTAATTCAGCCCTGTTAATTTTGAACACGTGACTTGCACATGACGGCATGCTTATCCATTTCACTTTTTGTTCCTTTCAAACCGGTTTCCTAACACCTTTTAACACTCAGTTGTATTCGTCTCTAAAAGTTATAACCTAATTTTCATGAACAACATAAATGATTGAATGAAaggttaaataaaaattaaaacccGAAATGATTCAACACGTAACTACATCAAATGATCAATGCACATCTTCGTTCGAATCGATTTAAATAACTCGAGCGACATTGATCGATCAATGTTGGGTGATATGAATTGGGGTTTACGGATATTTAGAAAAAGATGAAAGGTTGAATGTGATATGAATTGAGAATGACGGTTTAAAAGGAACAAAAAATTAAATGGACAAATATGCCCTCACGTGCAAGTCACGTGTTCAAACTTAACGGGACATAATTAATGGGCGTTAGGCATTAGCTTGAGGATCAACCATAAACCATGTAACTTGATAATTCGAGTTCATtaagtaaaaaatatatataaagctcTCCAACGCGATTTCAAGCAAAATTTAGGGATCAACAACGTAATTTTGTCTAAAGTATAACAAATTAAACAACTACCTTTGTTTATGATTTTGGTTAATATAGATGACCTATCTCATAGTCAAACTAATTTAAACTCCCATCTCTGAAAAGATCAAGCATCCCATGAAATTTGCATATAAAATAGGAATTTGCATCCAACAAATatgaattataaataaatatagtgtCTTTACACATAGTGTCTATTGCGGTTGCGTGCAATGTTCTTCTACTCGTCTCCACTGTTTTTTCTAATTCTTGTAGGTCGAAGGTCTTTGGGTTTCATCCGTTTGCTTTTGGCCTGTAGGAATGGCTTAGTGTAACTGATTCATAGGTTTCCTTGTGTTTTAGTTGTAGTCACGTTTTAGTTCCGTGTTTAAATGTATTTTCACTATGTTGGTGAATCGTTTTTGTTTAGCATTGTAATTACCCAACCCGTCATTTAACCGATTtaagatatttttttttatttttaacacaatattaataacattaatatcaaCACCACCATACATGTTTAAACGACATTAAAATGTTTCGTACAAATACTTCAAGTAACAAAGGTTTAGTACAATCCAAAATATAACTTTCGACCCCAAGATTTTAAGTTTCAAACAAagcacgagcatggcgtttgggattaaactactcaacttaggtcgaatccaaaagtatcCTCCAAATGTCCACAAGATGGAGATCCCTAATCCACAAGCTTACCCTTACCCTTATCCGCACCTGAAACTAAaaagggtaaacaacgagagggtaagtaaaacgcttagtgaatgcaaaaaTTGAAACGATTCCCAAACCAAATTAACAATTAACTTGTAAAAACacgacacttttttttttttttttttacattgaaGTAAACCACCACATTCATAAATTGCATACATTACTTGTTCAAATTCAAAAGCGAGTTTAACAATACTACAAGATAATTGTTTACATCATTGGGTAACAAGACCCGTAAGTTTAACCAATTGTTTTAACCAAAATGACCCATTAACGAGCATGACCGTCGGGATCATTTCCAAAAAGCGCCTTCTTAAATCCGCCACACACAAGCTAAGCCAAACTCTTACCCTTGTCCTTCGAGGTGCAGAAAatctataaaaatagtaaaaacaacgagggtaagcaaagcttagtgagaagAATAAGTATACAAGTATGCATACAACTTACTACTTGACTTACCGCACAACCATTAAATATATGCATAAACACTAAGCATCACAACCACCTAGCACAATTAATCCAAATAGCATGCTAGAAGCAACATATACAAAATTCCAACACAAACAGGGTTAACCATTAGCACTAGGGAGCGGTTCATCCGGAGAACcactgatattgctcaataacatcatatatatctatcgcaatatcactaaaaacgctctagaatcgaagatgatgaaggtgttctacaagctataggccaagatgtacaaatttgtatcggaagaatgatttacaaagaattttgatgatttatgacattggttgatcccgataacgagttagggtcaagatagcactctaaaatgataaaacaaagcttccaaggtgttaggtttcgtccaaatgaagtaatattgaaaagaaaacgaaacagtcaaaatcagcacaacaggacgccgtcctggaaggtgggacgccgtcctgtctttcaaATCGGGACGCCGTCtcggaaattgggacgccgtctagccctttttaccgggacgccgtcctgccctttgggacgacgtcccgtagtaggtgtagccgactttttggctttttacctactctctccactttaaaacttcagttttttagagactgtttcatcagaatacgaaccagagagtttagaggcgattttcaggagcaaattggagaactccaacctctttgaagaggctcaacatcaaggcatcatccatcaaaaccttcttcatccaagaactcttgttcttgtaggttatttacttgttctcagcaatgatttcagttaataatttgattgtattgttgtctgttaccatgattgttggctagtttctataatgtttgtctagattaataaccaaggtattggatgtaatcttattgattgaatgtattatgcgtgatagattgaagcttgaattaagaaccatgcttattgttgttaaaatcatttgtatctagttaattgatatgttgttgataaagagaactcttgttgatgtatcatattgatttacaatcaacttgtcttagattgattgtttgctaaaccggaccaagggggtaaactagattaaaacggttaaacaaaataggaatgaattgtgtagagcgaacgcaaagacaattgttattcaagtctttgatcttgttgttcaactagtcacaaacgaaaaggtctaagtaatagggaaccctcgcttagtaattctagtttgagtacttgctaaagagaactcttggcgagtcgatttaggtgattagcatgcttatagttatttgattacaaatacaagaaccatagtgaaaagggaacccttgatcttgttattgtatttgcgtgtttatccgagagaactcttagtgaacctattagataactacacacataattattcaatcaggacttaatatctaaaaatacatccaataccgagggtaaaatatctagataaacatttcatctctttgatttaattcaaaactatcttacttgctttatttgcatttattctcatttcataaacttaaaagacaaaaatattgtttttacatttaaccttctttgatttggctaaatcgttaaatagccaccaaaacataaaacttgtacttttaactttcattcacttagttaatcataatatagtttctaattctagtttgactgatataactgtccttggaacgatacacggaactaaaccagttactatactactacacgatcgggtacactgcccgttagtgtgtagcaatctctaaaaccggtattttccatacgataattcatataccacttttcgcacatcaagtttttggcgccgctgccggggacagttttgtgtcaaaatagaattattaactgatttgtgattaagtagtttcttaattattttaaatttttaataatctttgatttttaaacttatagaatcggtatgtttaataatttttgttagttgtgtgattgacagtttataggtcgcatatgccacatacccgaagttcagaatctccattacttacaccgtttacagaacctgatagaaagcttggtaggatttcaaaagaagtacttgaaatttttgaatcttcatcaaagcaagaaacctttgattcagaatcaagtacgaccaagcctcgatattcagactttggtaaacccgttcaacccccaaattttgaaatggaaggagaaagaccgttggtaccacgacaatcaatggcagcaaagatgaaagcaactcggaccggacaaggtagtgctattactccacctactggtgaggtaacttttgaaataaaaggacctattcttcaaatgattaataacaggtgtcaatttggtggtggtccgaatgaagatgcaaacgaacatattcgtctctttaaagagatatgtcttctatttaaacttaaaccagaaactgaccaggccatattattaagacttttcccttggacactccaaggggaagcatgaagttggttagattcattggccgaggctacgatagaaacgtgggatggtatgttggaaaaatttcttaagaaatattttccagcatccaagtccgcgagactccaacacgaaattacccaattctgtcaaaagccgatggaaaccctgtacgaagcatggaatcgattttccaaaatgctaagaggttgtccaaaccatggtttggatacctttcaaaaggtccaaatcttttacaaaggttgtgatgtagcaacccgaatttcaattgaccaagcggccggtggttctcttatggacaaaaccgagcaagaggcctatgagataatcgagaaactagccgattattctcatgagtggcatcaagaacgcccaattactcgaaatgctcaagtccaaagcgccggtgcttatgatgacttaagctccctaggtgtaaaaatagatggtgttgtccgaaacatggacaaaatcaccaaggaaatccatagtatgaaagtaggttgtgaattctgtggaggtctccacttaggaaaagattgtgatgccgggttaaccatggctcaaaaagaagaagtggctttcataagccaaagaaataataaccagtttcagggaagagcccaatttaaccggaactttaacaacccctacaaccctcaaggtcaaacttccaattttcaacaagggtcaggtagtgggttccaacaacaaactccgggtttttaccaaaaaccccaacaggaagagaaaaaatcaaatttagagagtatgttggaaaagttaattacatcacaaactcagcttgtcacaaatataaaccaaaccaacgagaaaaacgaacatcaatttagaaaccaacaagcatcaattcaaaatttagaaaaacaaatgagtggtttagccaatttactgagcgagaggaaacaaggtagtttaccgggcgataccagtaaaaacccacgaaatgagcacgcaaatgttatcaccacacggagtggtctagcatacgatgctccaaaaatgcccgaaaattctgatttcagggttccattgaaccaaaatgatgaaccggttaaggagccggaaaaagtggttgaaaaggaagaacgggaaaaacccgtagtgaaaccatatcaaccaccgatcccatacccaagaaaacaacaacaagagaggctagaggccgaaaggtcaaaattcctagatatgtttaaacaaattaacataaacatgcctttcattgatgtaatctcaggtatgcccaagtatgctaagtttttaaaagacttacttactaatcggaagaaaatggaggaactttcatccgtcaccatgaatgcaaattgttcagcaattttgatgaacaaaataccgaaaaagttagctgatcctggaagttttaccataccatgtctcctgggagatttggaatgcattaaagcattagcggatttaggggctagcataaatttaatgccttattcattatatgttaagctaaaccccggggaactgaaaccaactcgaatggcaatccaactagtagaccgctctgttaaattccctcgtggaattttagagaatatgttagtaaaagtaggtaccctagtatttccggctgattttgtaattctagacatggaggaggatacacgtgtgcctcttatattaggtcgacctttcctcaataccgctagagctatgatagatgttcatgggcagaaattgacccttagtattgaggatatgaaggttaccttttccgttgaccatgccttgcaataccccgagtctactgatgatcaatgttattatttgcaaaccgtagacacgtattcggagttattgcaggaatttccagaattgaaaggtacaggagaatgcatttttgcggaaggtgatgatgaaacaatggtggaagaagtggagatgttgaccactttgatggctaacgggtatgagccaaatgatgaagagtacagaaagttggatttagggaatgaataccgatgtaaaacatcgattgaagaacctcccgttttggaactaaagccacttccaattcacttggaatatgctt comes from Rutidosis leptorrhynchoides isolate AG116_Rl617_1_P2 chromosome 4, CSIRO_AGI_Rlap_v1, whole genome shotgun sequence and encodes:
- the LOC139841846 gene encoding uncharacterized protein; this encodes MVDAEKVGQQRKYNEYQDWELIPISFPPVMSIDTVNEPVIITCRIPDRGIQIKRMHVDTGSGVNIMYEHCYRFLPAEVKVQLRQPDITLSGFSGESSWPLGRIELVVEFADDKNPQLARSELIDFYVVRSTSHYKARLERNLIQRFNIIPSMVHGLIKFPTMGEIATIASHQTTELCGSVVPVDIPSIGEQLKSSVFIANLLHPDKRIKIGACLSTETKAKLHGILLANADVFAWQESDMTGVPRAIAEHKLNVNPSLTPVRQKKRHMALERSDWLCA
- the LOC139843925 gene encoding non-specific lipid transfer protein GPI-anchored 5-like, with the translated sequence MAQHQKTNIVLMILMITMVALYGSTMAQSSGCTNELISMSPCLNYISGNTSTPSSGCCSSLANVVKSQPQCLCQILNGGGSSLGITINQTQALALPTACNVQTPPTSKCSDAAPTDSPSGTTPSSTSGSPSETKTVPSTDNGSSDSTSIRFTSIYAALSLLVAVYAMVF